The genomic segment CTTGGACATTTTGCTCCCGCGTTAGCCTTACCCGACTGGGAAATTGAGAATTATGGCATTCCTTTTAGGAGCTGGGGAATTGAACGTTTTATAGCGCCTTTTATCAAAGATTGGGTAATTGATGAAATTTTTGGGCGAGACAATCGAGATGAGATTATCTTCCATTTTCTAGACTATATTGGAAATGGAAATTATCGTTTAAAGGAGTTTGTAAATACGCAACACAAGGTCACGGAACTATCTGATGTTCCAGAATGGCAGATTCAGGGATTATTTGCCCTTCACGAAAATGTGTGCTTTGTACGAGACCACCAAAATCCTAATCTATATCATCCTCGGATTAAGATGATGGAAACTTCTTCTTTCAGAGAATTTGGGCAAGAGTTCAAAAAGAGCTTGGAAAGACTGTATAATGATTATTTCTATGGAAGAAATTATGCTTTTTGGGAAGAACAAGTTTACAAGAAGCTTCCTGCTATAAAGAATGCTACAGATATGCTTGCTTGCGGCGAAGACTTGGGCATGGTACCAGACAATGTACCTGATGTGATGTGGAATCTAAAAATTCTTCGTCTTATTATAGAGAGGATGCCTGCTACTGACTACTTCATCAGTGATTTGGTTTATACTCCATATCTCTCTGTCGTGACTACTTCTTCACATGATACAACTCCTCTACGTTTGTGGTGGGAGGAAAATCGTGACTTTACTCAGCGTTATTATAATGAGATTATGCACTGGTCTGGTGTTGCCCCTGAACAGGCCAGCCCTGAGATTATACAGGAAATTGTTGGACGCCATCTCAACACGGAGGCTATGCTTGCGATTTTACCTATTCAAGATTGGATTGATATGACCTTAGACTTGAGAGTAGAAAATCCTGAGGATGAACGAATTAACAATCCTGCGTACACTTATCACTATTGGCGATATCGCCTTCACTTAAATTTGGAAGATTTGCGTGATAATAATGATTTAACTGATTTCTACAAGCAATTCATTGAACAAACTCGACGTTCTTTACCAGGCGAAGAGTAAAAATTGGTCTGTCAGTACTGACAGACTTTTCTTTTTTACTGGTAAAATCTTTTAAGCTTCTGTAAGTATTTTCGTAATCTTTTTAATTGATTTTATCAAACTTATACGTTGGAGAACATTTAAATTTTTGATATAATTTAATCAAAATGTCATCGGAGGAATTATGTTAAAGGAATTTAAAAACTTCATTTTACGCGGAAACGTGCTGGACCTAGCTGTCGGGGTTATCATCGGTGCTGCTTTTACTGCTCTTGTAAAATCCCTAGTTGATAATTTAATCAACCCATTGATTGGTCTGTTTGTGCAAAGCACTGCGCTCGCTCATTTAGAATTTACGGTGGGTAAGGCGAAATTTACTTATGGTGCTTTTCTGAATGATGCTATCAACTTTGTAATTACCGCTTTTGTTATTTTTATTTTGATTAAATTAATTAATCGTCTATTTCCTAAGAAAGAGACAACTGAGGAAGAAAAAATCAATGAAGAATTGGACACTTTGCGCGAAATTCGTGATTTATTGAAAAAATGAGATAAAAAAAGCTGTCAGTGTACTGACAGCTTTTTCAATTCTGCTGACAAAGCTTTTATCTACCGATTCAATGCTCACGTTAATCGCATTGAACTGACAGCTTTTAATTTACTGTTTTTATGAGTTTATCAAATTTTATTTTCAAAAAAATGAAGCGAAAAAGATTATCCAACAATACTCCCAACCAGACACCCTCAAGACCCAGTCGTAATCCAATTCCCAGTATTGCTCCTAATATCAGCCTAATGCCAAACATTCCTACCGTAGTGGTATAAAAAGGAAGTTTTGCATTTCCCAATCCTTGAAAAGCTGCGGTGTAAGTTGTCGTTCCTGTTACAAAAAAAGTAGCCAACAGTGAGAATACAATCACGATATGACTGGCGTTTGCCGCAACTTTATCTGCTGTAAAAAGATAATTCAGAGGTGCTGAACTCACAAAAATAAGCAGACCTACAATAAGCATCATTATCGTTGCTAACCAGTAGGTTTTCTTTATATATTGTTTTATATTTTCACGATTTTTTTGCGCAAATTCCTGAGCGACTAAAATAACAGTCACGGTACTCATCCCAAATACAGGCATATAATTAAACTGCGTGATACTCTCACCGATTGCATTTCCTGCAAAAACTCTGCTACCAAAACTTATGATAATCATCATAATGAGCAAATCTCCAATTCTCATGGATAATCTTTCACCCGTAGCCGGAATCGTCAATTTAATCAATTGGCGGTCTATTTTCGTTTTCAGAAATCGTCTTGTTGGACGATTGTTTTTTAATTTTATATAAAGATAGAAACTTCCTATGGTTCTTGCAATAATTGCTCCTAAAGCTGTCCCAAGAACACCTAGATGAAAAACAAAGATAAAAAGTGCAGAAAGAACCAAGTTGAGGATATTTGCTAAAAGGCTTGCCCACATTGGCGTTTTGGTATCACCACTCGCCCGCATAAAACTTCCAAATGTTGTCATTAATCCAAGCATAACAATCAGTCCACCAACTAGGCTCAGATAAAGACTTGAAAGCTGTCCGACATCGCCTCTCGCTCCTAAAAGGGTTGTCAACGGCTGAGCAAAAACAATAGAAAACAAGCCT from the Lactococcus allomyrinae genome contains:
- a CDS encoding 4-alpha-glucanotransferase, producing the protein MKNNFVIQPYGKKPYHTGVAVPIFSLRTHQDFGVGQFSDLKLLAEFMKHSGMDIIQLLPINDTTIFMNWKDSSPYRAVSVFALHPIYLDLTPFLAEFTPADRQLYLQTQKELNALNQVDYEKTLTLKWKYAELLYQKIGIKTLANQDFITFHQEHSDWLDSYAAFCTLRDVFHSSDSSKWEKKYHSFSDSLFAELLSDSKLTQKINLYLFVQYLLHLQLKEAVEYCHELGIAVKGDISVGVDRKSADAWANPDLFNLDMQAGAPPDVFSKTGQNWEFPTYNWEQMANDDYAWWKLRMKNMAEYFDAYRLDHILGFFRIWEIPTDAVRGLLGHFAPALALPDWEIENYGIPFRSWGIERFIAPFIKDWVIDEIFGRDNRDEIIFHFLDYIGNGNYRLKEFVNTQHKVTELSDVPEWQIQGLFALHENVCFVRDHQNPNLYHPRIKMMETSSFREFGQEFKKSLERLYNDYFYGRNYAFWEEQVYKKLPAIKNATDMLACGEDLGMVPDNVPDVMWNLKILRLIIERMPATDYFISDLVYTPYLSVVTTSSHDTTPLRLWWEENRDFTQRYYNEIMHWSGVAPEQASPEIIQEIVGRHLNTEAMLAILPIQDWIDMTLDLRVENPEDERINNPAYTYHYWRYRLHLNLEDLRDNNDLTDFYKQFIEQTRRSLPGEE
- the mscL gene encoding large-conductance mechanosensitive channel protein MscL; its protein translation is MLKEFKNFILRGNVLDLAVGVIIGAAFTALVKSLVDNLINPLIGLFVQSTALAHLEFTVGKAKFTYGAFLNDAINFVITAFVIFILIKLINRLFPKKETTEEEKINEELDTLREIRDLLKK
- a CDS encoding MATE family efflux transporter, with amino-acid sequence MKSNKEILTFAFPAIIENFLQMLVGISDTMIVAHLSLSAVAAVSLANNVITIYQAIFIALGTIVSSLFARKRSEKADVEVGKFVDGAIKLTVFISLILGLFSIVFAQPLTTLLGARGDVGQLSSLYLSLVGGLIVMLGLMTTFGSFMRASGDTKTPMWASLLANILNLVLSALFIFVFHLGVLGTALGAIIARTIGSFYLYIKLKNNRPTRRFLKTKIDRQLIKLTIPATGERLSMRIGDLLIMMIIISFGSRVFAGNAIGESITQFNYMPVFGMSTVTVILVAQEFAQKNRENIKQYIKKTYWLATIMMLIVGLLIFVSSAPLNYLFTADKVAANASHIVIVFSLLATFFVTGTTTYTAAFQGLGNAKLPFYTTTVGMFGIRLILGAILGIGLRLGLEGVWLGVLLDNLFRFIFLKIKFDKLIKTVN